In the genome of Pseudomonadota bacterium, the window GTGCAATTGCCTCCGCCCGGAAGACCCGAGCGCCAATCGGTCTCGGAAAAGAAGTCGAACGGCTGGTGGGATTTGAGGAAGGTCGGCGACGCGCTGGCGGATGACGCCGTGCCCGGCATCGGCGCGCGGGTCGCGGTAGGGATGCCGGTTACCCGGCACCCACCGGGTCGCCGGAGGCGGTCACCCGCCCCCGGCTCCCACAGAACGTAGCGTGCGGATTTCCCGCACTACGCTCTTCAGGTGTTGGTTACAGCACCGCGTAGCTCTTAAGGCGTGCATAGGGCAGAAAGAGTCTGGGACGCAGTAACGGAAAACAGTTCTTCACTTGCACGAATACCTCCCACGGCATATAGCTCTTCCAACTCCGACTGCAGAGCATCTTATGCCAGTAACGCTCGACGGCGCGGTTGACCTTGCGTAAGGCTCGAAGGTTACCCGCCACCCCGTAGTAGGCATAATGGCCCCGCAATACTTGGTTGAGGGAGGTGACTTGGTCTTTGACCGGCTCATGCTGAATCTCTCGCATC includes:
- a CDS encoding group II intron reverse transcriptase/maturase; translation: FTHYCTRNRKGNFKVGRKTEKSRLRRTLACLQELMREIQHEPVKDQVTSLNQVLRGHYAYYGVAGNLRALRKVNRAVERYWHKMLCSRSWKSYMPWEVFVQVKNCFPLLRPRLFLPYARLKSYAVL